The genomic segment TCACTCTTTTATATAATTCAAGCAGCGTCTCTTTAATTGAATCTTCCGGCGCGGGACTGTAACTTCCTTCGGCATAAACCACGGGAATACCGGCGCGTTTTGCAAGCGCTTCCACCGCTTCGGTAAAAGAGAGTTTTTCCATCTCCATAAGGAATTTGACGGTAGACCCGCCCGCGCCGCATCCGAAGCAGTAATACATTTTCTTATCCGGAATAACGTGAAAAGAAGGCGTTTTTTCGTTATGAAATGGGCAACACCCCCACCAATCGTGCCCGCGCTTTTCCAAATGGGTGTAGTTTTCGACAAGCGACACTAGATCGGTATGGTTGTTTACCGCATCGATTGTTTCAGTCGTAATTTTTGCCATCGCGGTCAGCGCCCTGCAGCCCGTTTTAAAATAATGGCGCCCGCTCTTGCGTGTTCCGTTAAATTCCTTGTAAATACATGCGTGCCCGTTTCAGCATCTTCCAAACGGAAATAAAGATAGTCGCTTTTTTCGGGATTACAGGCGGCATATAAAGCCGTCATTCCGGGGTTTGAAATCGGCCCGGGAGGAAGCCCCCTCCATTTATATGTATTATACGGATGATCGATTTCCAAATCTTTATTCAGCAAGCGTTCGGAATGCGGTTTATGCTGTACTTCCGTAAGAATATATTCGACGGTAGCGCACGATTGCAGTCCCATCCCGATTTGTAAGCGGTTTGAAAAGACGCCGGCTATTTTTGCCGCCTCTTCCGGCACGCGGTATTCCCGCTCGATAATACTTGCTAAAATAACCGCCTCATAACGCTGTACGGGATCGGTAGGGAAATGAGGGATGGCAGCGGTTTTACTAAAAAAATTGTCCAGCATTGTCGTTACAACCCGCTCTGCCGTTTCATCGTATGCGAAAAAATAGGTATCGGGAAATAAGAAGCCTTCGGCGGAATCGCCGAGAATTCCGTAAGATTGCAGCAAAGCTTCGTTTTCTGCTGCGGCGAGGAAATCACCAGCAACAACAACATGCCGGTCTTCAAGGATTGCTGCCGTTTTTGAGAGTGTCAGTCCCTCCGGTACGGTAACCTTGATCAATTCTTGTTTCCCTGCCTGTAAATAGGTGCAGAGCGTGGGCACCGACCAAGCGGGAGAAAGTTTATATGTCCCAGCTTTAATTGATTTATTAGAAAAACGAAAGTATAGATATGTCGGATACTCAAACCGGATAAGTCCGGCTGCTTTTAAATCGGCAGCGATTGACCGTGAAGAAGTACCTCGTTTAATAGTAAAAAGTTGTTCTGCAGGGTTTGCATCAAAAGAAGCAGGTGTATAAATAACGGCAGCCCCTGCTGCAATCAGGAGAAGACATACCGATAAAAGCATTATTAAACAAAAGCGTTTTTTTTTCATATACGTTACCGGCCGCTATA from the Treponema vincentii F0403 genome contains:
- the mltG gene encoding endolytic transglycosylase MltG — its product is MKKKRFCLIMLLSVCLLLIAAGAAVIYTPASFDANPAEQLFTIKRGTSSRSIAADLKAAGLIRFEYPTYLYFRFSNKSIKAGTYKLSPAWSVPTLCTYLQAGKQELIKVTVPEGLTLSKTAAILEDRHVVVAGDFLAAAENEALLQSYGILGDSAEGFLFPDTYFFAYDETAERVVTTMLDNFFSKTAAIPHFPTDPVQRYEAVILASIIEREYRVPEEAAKIAGVFSNRLQIGMGLQSCATVEYILTEVQHKPHSERLLNKDLEIDHPYNTYKWRGLPPGPISNPGMTALYAACNPEKSDYLYFRLEDAETGTHVFTRNLTEHARAGAIILKRAAGR